One genomic window of Campylobacter fetus subsp. fetus includes the following:
- a CDS encoding putative metalloprotease CJM1_0395 family protein — translation MTIGNSLSTISPYGDYGIKNSDSKEDTLKTSQNSEDKNNNSKKDEKNVTQLSDKEKLQVAKLQKRDAEVRTHEAAHMAAGAGLTSGTNYTYQRGPDSKMYAIGGEVGIDTSPGSTPEETIQKAQQIKRAALAPSSPSPADLKIAANAASMEVSAKAQMQQEQQDDSKGEDNNSALPNSTNKNNTKNPYKQDTYIPSTIGLF, via the coding sequence ATGACTATAGGGAATTCTCTTTCTACTATCAGCCCATATGGCGATTACGGTATTAAAAATAGCGATAGTAAAGAAGATACTCTAAAAACTAGTCAAAATAGTGAAGATAAAAATAACAATAGCAAAAAAGATGAAAAAAACGTAACTCAGCTAAGTGATAAAGAGAAGCTTCAAGTAGCTAAGTTGCAAAAAAGAGATGCAGAAGTAAGAACTCACGAAGCAGCCCATATGGCAGCAGGTGCCGGACTAACTAGCGGGACTAACTATACTTATCAAAGAGGTCCTGACTCGAAAATGTATGCTATAGGCGGTGAAGTTGGGATAGATACTAGTCCTGGCAGTACTCCAGAAGAAACTATCCAAAAAGCTCAGCAGATAAAACGTGCCGCTCTAGCTCCATCGAGTCCTAGTCCAGCAGATCTCAAGATAGCGGCAAATGCGGCTAGCATGGAAGTTTCAGCAAAAGCTCAGATGCAACAAGAACAACAAGATGATAGTAAGGGCGAAGATAATAACTCCGCCTTACCCAACTCAACTAATAAAAATAACACCAAAAATCCATATAAGCAAGATACATATATCCCAAGTACTATCGGGCTGTTTTAA
- a CDS encoding DUF815 domain-containing protein, which yields MDWKKTKAATLRDGKLKPIKDILISDLDELVSIDRQKDELIRNTLNFINDKGANHALLWGEMGCGKSSLVRAVFCKFIDRNLRLIEISKFELVNLYKVLDKIRDKKRFKFIIFCDDFSFEASDKTLCELKKLLEGSIQAPPKNAIFYATSNRKHIVKSEKNHENYIIEKEHNRESLSLADRFGLHISFYEMEVSEYLDVVDSYFKDLDVDKEWLRKEALIYASSKGVRSARSAKQFWLSVRSEFEK from the coding sequence ATAGACTGGAAAAAGACCAAAGCCGCCACTTTAAGAGACGGAAAATTAAAACCTATAAAAGATATATTGATCAGTGATTTAGACGAGCTTGTAAGCATAGATAGACAAAAAGACGAGCTGATCAGAAATACCTTAAATTTTATAAACGATAAAGGTGCTAACCACGCTCTTTTATGGGGTGAAATGGGTTGCGGAAAATCAAGCCTTGTTAGGGCTGTATTTTGTAAATTTATAGATAGAAATTTAAGGTTGATAGAGATAAGCAAGTTTGAACTCGTAAATTTATATAAGGTTTTAGATAAGATAAGAGATAAAAAACGTTTTAAATTTATAATATTTTGCGATGATTTTAGCTTTGAAGCTAGCGATAAAACTCTATGCGAGCTTAAAAAATTGCTTGAAGGAAGCATTCAAGCTCCACCAAAAAATGCGATTTTTTATGCTACAAGCAACAGAAAACACATTGTAAAAAGCGAAAAAAATCACGAAAATTATATAATAGAAAAAGAGCATAATAGAGAAAGCTTAAGCTTAGCAGATAGATTTGGTCTGCATATAAGCTTTTATGAGATGGAGGTATCTGAGTATCTTGACGTAGTTGATAGCTATTTTAAGGATCTAGATGTAGATAAAGAGTGGTTAAGAAAAGAAGCTCTTATTTACGCTTCATCAAAAGGTGTAAGAAGCGCTAGAAGTGCAAAGCAGTTTTGGTTGTCTGTTAGGAGTGAGTTTGAGAAGTGA
- a CDS encoding 3-methyladenine DNA glycosylase: protein MSLRSEDLFLALNKGVAFDFKANPFWWPEFGTFWVVIGAILTQNTKWENVEKSFVNLKNADVQSLEDVANLSESGLANLIKPSGFYNTKAKRLSMLCKNILDKFGSFEEFAKNASRKWLISQKGLGFESVDSILCYACSRDIMVVDKYTLRIFEFLDFTFESYDEARQWLEDIDRNAVYKAICLVSDNELFARYHGLIVEFCKAHFKSGKFDDKATLLLRSIY from the coding sequence GTGAGTTTGAGAAGTGAAGATCTGTTTTTAGCTCTAAATAAAGGAGTAGCATTTGACTTCAAGGCAAACCCATTTTGGTGGCCAGAGTTTGGTACGTTTTGGGTCGTCATCGGAGCTATTTTAACTCAAAATACGAAATGGGAAAATGTAGAGAAATCTTTTGTAAATTTAAAAAATGCAGACGTGCAAAGCCTTGAAGATGTGGCAAATTTAAGCGAGTCAGGCTTAGCGAATTTAATAAAGCCAAGCGGATTTTATAATACGAAAGCCAAAAGACTAAGTATGCTTTGTAAAAATATTTTGGATAAATTCGGCTCATTTGAAGAGTTTGCAAAAAATGCCAGCAGAAAGTGGCTGATCTCTCAAAAAGGTTTGGGTTTTGAGAGCGTTGATAGTATACTTTGTTATGCTTGTTCGCGTGACATCATGGTGGTGGATAAATACACGCTTAGGATATTTGAGTTTTTGGATTTTACTTTTGAGAGTTACGATGAAGCTAGACAGTGGCTAGAAGATATCGATAGAAACGCTGTTTATAAAGCAATATGCCTAGTAAGCGACAATGAGCTTTTTGCTCGTTATCACGGGCTTATAGTCGAGTTTTGTAAAGCTCATTTTAAAAGTGGAAAATTTGATGATAAGGCGACTTTACTTTTAAGAAGTATCTATTAA
- a CDS encoding YgiW/YdeI family stress tolerance OB fold protein — MKKILISLAVVVAAFANSNNTNGGFSDTQINKPANQYRGGYTGGAYGVTTVSAALSARDDTLVNLTGKLTRQVQHDKYEFTDGKDTIIVEIDDDDWRGLVVGPNDTVSIYGKVDSDMFKKNEIDVKTITKVNQ; from the coding sequence ATGAAAAAAATATTAATATCTTTAGCAGTTGTTGTTGCTGCTTTTGCAAATAGCAACAATACTAACGGAGGATTTAGCGATACTCAGATCAATAAACCTGCAAATCAGTACCGTGGTGGTTATACAGGAGGCGCTTATGGCGTAACTACGGTATCGGCTGCTCTTAGTGCTAGAGATGATACTTTAGTGAATTTAACAGGAAAGCTTACAAGACAAGTTCAGCACGATAAGTATGAATTTACAGATGGAAAAGATACTATCATAGTTGAGATAGACGATGATGACTGGCGTGGATTGGTTGTAGGTCCTAATGATACTGTTTCGATCTATGGCAAAGTCGATAGTGATATGTTCAAAAAAAATGAAATAGATGTAAAAACTATTACAAAAGTTAATCAATAA
- a CDS encoding CoA-binding protein: MQHILNSMKNIAVIGFSPEPAKASNMVGHYLIKQGFNVYPVYPKEGEIYGRKIYKSLRDINDPIDTVVMFRKSEFASSLLDEAYDIGAKNLWLQLGIENDEVMAKAEILGINFIQNACIMVEHKKENNGKLK; this comes from the coding sequence ATGCAGCACATTCTAAATAGTATGAAAAATATAGCCGTTATAGGATTTAGTCCAGAACCTGCCAAAGCCAGCAATATGGTTGGTCATTATCTTATAAAGCAGGGTTTTAATGTATATCCGGTGTATCCAAAAGAGGGCGAAATTTATGGCAGAAAAATATACAAAAGTTTAAGAGATATAAACGATCCTATAGACACTGTTGTAATGTTTAGGAAGAGCGAGTTTGCTTCTAGTTTGCTTGATGAAGCCTATGATATAGGAGCGAAAAATCTCTGGCTTCAGCTTGGTATTGAAAATGATGAAGTTATGGCTAAAGCTGAGATTCTAGGTATAAATTTCATTCAAAATGCATGCATTATGGTCGAACACAAAAAGGAAAACAATGGTAAGCTTAAATAA
- the ilvA gene encoding threonine ammonia-lyase, which yields MVSLNKIIQAKRTVDGFISKTPFALAPRLSKISGADIYLKKENLQITGAYKVRGAFNKIANLSDDSKKCGVVAASAGNHAQGVAISARHFGVRAVIIMPEAAPLSKVSGTKSLGAEVILSGDNFDEAYEFALKYAKDNSMTFVHPFDDELVQAGQGTIALEMLDEVADLDYIVAPVGGGGLISGVASCAKQINPNIKIIGVSAKGAPAMFDSFKDKKQHNSKSVRTIADGIAVRDASPITLANIIESVDEMVQVGDDEIANAILYLLEQQKIVVEGAGAVSVAALLENKFKFKKGAKIGAILSGGNIDVQMLNVIIEKGLIRSCRKMIINVTLIDKPGALMGLTDVLRSSGANIVKIDYDRFSTKLSYGDASITITLETKGKDHQEKVAYALKSAGYEFTQEF from the coding sequence ATGGTAAGCTTAAATAAAATAATTCAAGCAAAAAGAACAGTTGACGGATTTATTTCTAAAACCCCATTTGCTTTAGCTCCTCGTCTTAGCAAAATAAGCGGAGCCGATATTTATCTAAAAAAAGAAAATTTACAGATAACAGGGGCTTACAAAGTTAGAGGAGCATTTAATAAAATTGCTAATTTAAGTGATGACTCCAAAAAGTGCGGAGTAGTAGCGGCGAGTGCCGGAAATCACGCTCAAGGAGTAGCTATCAGTGCAAGACATTTTGGCGTTAGAGCAGTTATAATTATGCCTGAAGCGGCTCCGCTTTCAAAGGTATCTGGCACAAAATCTTTGGGTGCTGAGGTCATTTTAAGCGGTGATAACTTTGATGAAGCTTATGAATTTGCTCTAAAATATGCAAAAGATAACTCTATGACTTTTGTTCATCCATTCGATGATGAATTGGTTCAAGCAGGACAAGGAACGATCGCTTTAGAAATGCTTGATGAAGTGGCGGATTTAGACTATATAGTAGCTCCTGTTGGTGGAGGTGGACTGATAAGCGGCGTGGCAAGCTGCGCTAAACAGATAAATCCAAATATAAAAATTATCGGCGTAAGCGCAAAAGGCGCTCCTGCTATGTTTGATAGTTTTAAAGATAAAAAACAGCATAATTCAAAATCGGTTAGAACCATAGCCGATGGTATCGCCGTACGTGATGCTAGTCCTATAACTTTGGCAAATATCATCGAGAGCGTCGATGAGATGGTTCAAGTAGGAGATGATGAGATAGCAAACGCCATACTATATCTTTTGGAGCAGCAAAAGATAGTTGTTGAAGGTGCAGGAGCTGTATCTGTTGCGGCTTTGCTGGAAAATAAGTTTAAATTTAAAAAAGGTGCTAAAATAGGAGCCATCTTAAGCGGTGGAAATATCGATGTACAAATGCTAAACGTTATCATCGAAAAAGGTCTTATAAGAAGCTGTAGAAAGATGATCATAAACGTTACTTTGATCGATAAACCGGGCGCACTTATGGGACTTACAGATGTTCTTAGAAGCTCCGGAGCAAATATCGTAAAAATAGACTACGATAGATTTTCAACAAAGCTAAGTTACGGTGACGCATCCATAACCATCACGCTTGAGACTAAAGGTAAGGATCATCAAGAAAAAGTAGCTTACGCTTTAAAATCAGCAGGATACGAATTTACTCAAGAATTCTAA
- a CDS encoding hemagglutinin repeat-containing protein, producing the protein MRLSTNKLFRLSLSLTLINVLFPCLLVSADLRQRNIIISKSKNTALSSNNTDVININNPSQNGISHNQFDAFDIHKGVVFNNSLEDGISKIGGSIEKNPNLTKNASVIVSEITSKQASQINGILEVFGKKANLVFANENGFSVNGAAFLNTEGVTLSTGKFNDNFLNIDSDARIKIGNSGIIVDGDYFNVISRGIDIAGSIAHYEKGKNLSNINFIAGLNTVDLNNPNSPKISAKLTTQKDKKIDYGIDGKYLGSMYANKVTLISTEEGVGVRHSGVVRSIKDVMVKAKDKVEFQALGVNRNGSISIEAKEIQSSLINADNISLKAEGKITNKGLYRGNEITVNSNSFENAKTVDISKETKDIFKTNQKKSQIYAGTISVNATDKIDNFGSINVLNDIVLNTNSLNNKGEISANNNIDLVLSAFDNGGKIISQNNITLEANDDLDLNARTLHAKNLLDISSNENLRVNSKLENLGSIQLNARNIYINALVASGKDLVLHSRGSIENNGYLYSVKNTTLNALIVMNDSMIDSLQDLSINSKYVNNNSLIYASRDINIEAQTLNNIAQMIGSLTYFTDNTRGFGWANYGDTAFKRWNMEARVNNILKYINSLDSRQGIIQSSKNININTISRDRNRRIYNEGKILAKNNISTFGKINNVTLSKDITMREVFSKIKVGGFFAREYLGSWNTNSTHYFTRGESLLDALRYFSSNAAKNHQRESAWNALKDAARKNKTLRQYFSLLLGSNYASQRFVPNQNSWNLNAKMIFKAKSQAQIASNGRLNIVSSSITQGLSSSLNRDFALIESNVKKAVNSRDLILSSIPDIVNSRLFTINIHKDDVVSNDRGGLVGKAAVSIDTGSLSSSLSGISSEGQVNINASDEANFSSSQLDGSEVNINANRANINTALATNEEGTSTSVSKTEIKGQNSVTINTNDDLNIQNSDITASAQNSQINLNSQDGDVNIKNDYSTSSSFTQEQTGDNVSTSSTQSNTVLSSNISADNLSISAKKDANIVSSNISSTSQQGSIDINAQNVNIADAQENTKIQNEEYSRSSTEINHKSTSLTTSTSQGSSLTSQNNININASNDVKITGSNIQAQNSANLNAKNISVNSGATKISSSSQASNTQIAGFRQTTQNVESSVVASSSISANNEVNLNAKDKVDIKGSNLKGEETNVNGNEVNFIAAQNQTHTQTNSLGVGIFANANLELGGQGISANYSHAGQIANTKKLDSESSITQGGLRSDLFGAGEVGVELISTQKTTNEVTNVSSRLEGSNINVNSNNTLDIGGANLKANKDINLKGGEIKSTKYADTKTHSSTGFSLSVKEKLESLSPIASFANQVSQNLHSEQKGLKPNPGIIAAQISASTVNMLSNNLVTGNSNQTIGFKFNQSQSSSSNENITQITAGENLNISSTKGNITLNGTNANANNISINSKKDLIVNAAKSKASSSNIQFEATITNRQTAGYHIIDGGVAGNAVEFFTNGSYSRTDESKFSNTTLNANNDVSIKTKNNTVLNGANVNANNVNLDIGKNLEINSLVDTSNSEKYGGTLSGTITGALSSNHIATGSVSGMVGFGYNKSNKAEVSTQSGFNAKNEINGGVGESLSLKAGILNSKVGSGNLEVARKVLESDVKTYEKSDGATVRINGGTNTSFGAVVDIEDHINKTGSANSASNININGNKNNIISTDTQNTQSSTDSSWAGGTVNFSTSVTKVKDAVNHIRGMNSNPTSSTNTMHVNEITETTRF; encoded by the coding sequence ATGAGATTAAGTACAAATAAATTATTTCGTTTATCGTTAAGTTTAACACTTATTAACGTGTTATTTCCTTGTTTGCTAGTTTCAGCGGATTTAAGACAAAGAAATATTATTATTTCAAAATCTAAAAATACGGCATTATCTAGCAATAATACCGATGTGATTAATATTAATAATCCGAGTCAAAATGGAATTTCGCATAATCAATTTGATGCCTTTGACATTCACAAAGGCGTTGTTTTCAATAATAGTCTAGAAGACGGAATTTCAAAAATTGGCGGTTCGATTGAAAAAAATCCTAATTTAACAAAAAATGCTAGTGTTATAGTGAGCGAGATTACAAGTAAACAAGCTTCACAAATTAATGGAATTTTAGAAGTTTTTGGAAAAAAAGCTAATTTAGTATTTGCAAATGAAAACGGTTTTAGCGTTAATGGAGCAGCTTTTTTAAATACCGAAGGTGTAACGCTTAGCACAGGTAAGTTTAATGATAATTTTCTTAATATCGATAGTGATGCGAGAATTAAAATAGGTAACAGTGGCATTATCGTTGATGGAGATTACTTTAATGTAATTAGCCGCGGTATAGATATCGCCGGCAGTATTGCTCATTATGAAAAAGGTAAAAATTTATCTAATATTAATTTTATTGCCGGACTTAATACAGTAGATTTAAATAATCCAAATTCACCTAAAATAAGTGCTAAATTAACCACACAAAAAGATAAAAAAATTGATTATGGAATCGATGGAAAGTATCTTGGTTCTATGTATGCAAATAAAGTTACTTTAATTAGCACCGAAGAAGGAGTCGGTGTAAGGCATAGCGGGGTTGTGAGGAGTATTAAGGATGTTATGGTTAAAGCTAAAGATAAGGTTGAGTTTCAAGCTTTAGGCGTAAATAGAAACGGAAGTATCAGCATAGAAGCAAAAGAAATTCAAAGCTCTTTAATCAATGCAGACAACATAAGTTTAAAAGCAGAAGGAAAAATTACCAATAAAGGACTTTACAGAGGTAATGAGATAACCGTTAATTCTAATTCTTTTGAAAATGCTAAAACAGTAGATATAAGTAAAGAAACAAAAGATATTTTTAAAACAAATCAAAAAAAATCTCAAATTTATGCCGGTACTATCTCGGTAAACGCTACAGATAAAATTGACAATTTCGGTTCTATCAATGTTTTAAATGATATAGTATTAAATACAAATTCCTTAAACAATAAAGGAGAAATATCAGCCAATAATAATATTGATTTAGTACTTAGCGCTTTTGATAACGGCGGCAAAATCATAAGTCAAAATAATATCACGTTAGAAGCAAATGATGATTTGGATCTTAATGCTCGAACATTACATGCAAAAAATTTACTTGATATTTCAAGTAACGAAAATTTGCGTGTAAATTCAAAACTTGAAAATTTAGGTTCGATTCAACTAAATGCACGAAATATTTATATTAATGCTTTGGTTGCAAGCGGGAAAGATTTGGTTTTACATTCGCGTGGAAGTATTGAAAATAATGGTTATTTGTATTCTGTTAAAAATACTACTTTGAATGCATTGATCGTTATGAATGATTCAATGATTGATAGTTTGCAAGATTTAAGTATTAACTCAAAATATGTGAATAATAACTCTTTGATATATGCAAGTAGAGATATCAATATAGAAGCGCAAACTTTAAATAACATAGCGCAAATGATAGGTTCGCTTACATATTTTACTGATAATACAAGAGGATTTGGCTGGGCAAATTACGGCGATACTGCATTTAAACGATGGAATATGGAAGCTAGAGTTAATAATATATTAAAATATATCAATTCATTAGATAGTAGACAAGGTATAATTCAGTCAAGTAAAAATATTAATATAAATACTATTTCGCGAGATAGAAATAGGCGAATTTATAATGAAGGGAAGATACTAGCTAAAAATAATATATCAACTTTCGGAAAAATTAACAATGTAACTTTAAGTAAAGATATAACCATGAGAGAAGTTTTTTCTAAAATAAAAGTTGGTGGATTTTTTGCTAGAGAGTATCTTGGTAGTTGGAATACAAATTCAACCCATTATTTCACTAGAGGAGAAAGCTTACTTGATGCTTTAAGATATTTTTCAAGCAATGCGGCAAAAAACCATCAAAGAGAATCTGCTTGGAACGCTCTTAAAGATGCGGCAAGAAAAAATAAGACGCTTAGACAGTATTTTTCTTTATTATTAGGCAGTAATTACGCTTCTCAAAGATTTGTTCCAAATCAGAATAGTTGGAATCTTAATGCAAAAATGATTTTTAAAGCAAAATCACAAGCTCAAATAGCATCTAATGGTAGATTAAACATAGTTTCTAGCAGCATAACGCAAGGATTATCAAGTTCTTTAAATAGAGATTTTGCTTTGATAGAATCTAACGTAAAAAAAGCGGTTAATAGTAGAGATTTAATTTTAAGTTCCATCCCAGATATCGTTAATTCGCGCTTATTTACTATTAATATTCACAAAGATGACGTTGTTTCAAACGATAGGGGCGGTCTTGTCGGCAAAGCCGCAGTAAGTATCGATACAGGCTCATTAAGTTCATCTTTAAGTGGTATTTCTTCAGAAGGACAAGTTAATATAAATGCTAGCGATGAGGCTAATTTTAGTAGTTCTCAGCTAGATGGAAGCGAAGTAAATATAAACGCAAATAGAGCAAATATAAATACCGCTTTAGCTACTAATGAAGAAGGAACTAGTACTTCTGTATCTAAAACCGAGATTAAAGGACAAAATTCCGTAACTATTAACACAAACGATGATTTAAATATCCAAAATAGCGATATAACTGCTAGCGCTCAAAATTCGCAGATAAATTTAAACTCTCAAGACGGTGATGTGAATATTAAAAATGATTATTCAACTTCATCTTCATTTACTCAAGAACAGACAGGCGATAATGTTTCTACAAGTTCTACACAAAGCAATACTGTTTTAAGCTCAAATATAAGTGCGGATAATTTAAGCATTAGCGCAAAAAAAGATGCTAATATAGTATCTAGTAATATAAGCTCTACTTCGCAGCAAGGGTCTATTGATATAAATGCACAAAATGTTAATATCGCAGATGCTCAAGAAAATACGAAAATACAAAACGAGGAATATAGTAGAAGCTCAACGGAAATAAACCATAAAAGTACTAGTTTGACTACTTCAACTTCGCAAGGTAGTTCTTTAACCTCACAAAATAATATTAATATCAATGCAAGTAATGATGTGAAAATAACAGGTTCTAATATTCAAGCACAAAATTCTGCTAATTTAAATGCCAAAAATATTAGCGTAAATAGTGGAGCGACTAAAATTTCAAGTTCGTCTCAAGCTTCAAATACTCAAATTGCCGGCTTTAGACAAACTACCCAAAATGTAGAAAGTTCTGTGGTTGCTTCATCAAGTATTAGTGCAAATAACGAGGTTAATTTAAATGCTAAAGACAAAGTAGATATCAAAGGTAGCAATCTCAAAGGTGAAGAAACAAATGTCAACGGTAATGAAGTAAATTTTATTGCCGCACAAAATCAAACACACACGCAAACTAATTCTCTTGGCGTAGGAATTTTTGCTAATGCGAATTTAGAATTAGGCGGTCAAGGTATAAGCGCAAATTATAGTCATGCTGGGCAAATTGCTAATACTAAAAAATTAGATAGTGAAAGTAGCATTACTCAAGGCGGATTGAGATCTGATCTTTTTGGAGCTGGAGAAGTCGGAGTTGAATTGATATCAACACAAAAAACTACCAACGAAGTTACTAACGTTTCAAGTAGATTAGAAGGTTCAAATATTAATGTAAATTCAAATAATACTTTAGATATAGGTGGAGCAAATTTGAAGGCAAATAAAGATATTAATCTTAAAGGCGGAGAAATCAAAAGCACCAAATACGCAGATACAAAAACACACAGTAGCACCGGTTTTAGTCTTAGTGTTAAAGAAAAATTGGAATCTTTGAGTCCTATCGCTTCTTTTGCTAATCAAGTATCGCAAAATTTACACTCTGAGCAAAAAGGCTTAAAACCAAATCCAGGTATCATTGCGGCACAAATTTCAGCAAGTACGGTTAATATGTTGAGTAATAATCTTGTTACTGGAAATTCCAACCAAACCATAGGTTTTAAATTCAATCAAAGTCAAAGTTCTAGTTCAAATGAAAATATCACGCAGATTACTGCGGGAGAAAATTTAAATATTTCGAGCACTAAAGGAAATATTACTTTAAATGGAACTAATGCAAATGCAAATAATATTAGTATAAATTCAAAAAAGGATTTGATTGTAAATGCTGCAAAGTCTAAAGCTAGTTCTTCAAATATACAATTTGAGGCAACAATTACCAATAGACAAACCGCAGGTTACCATATTATAGATGGTGGAGTTGCGGGTAACGCGGTAGAATTTTTTACTAACGGTTCGTATTCTAGAACCGACGAATCTAAATTTAGCAATACCACTCTTAATGCAAATAATGATGTAAGCATTAAAACTAAAAATAACACAGTTCTTAACGGAGCTAATGTAAATGCCAATAACGTAAATTTAGATATAGGTAAAAATTTAGAAATCAATTCTCTAGTCGATACTTCAAATTCTGAAAAATACGGCGGAACTTTAAGCGGAACGATAACTGGAGCATTATCAAGCAATCATATTGCTACAGGAAGCGTTTCTGGTATGGTAGGTTTTGGATATAATAAATCAAATAAGGCTGAAGTTTCAACTCAAAGCGGATTTAATGCTAAAAATGAAATTAACGGCGGTGTAGGCGAAAGTTTGAGCTTAAAAGCCGGAATTTTAAATTCAAAAGTAGGTTCCGGAAATTTAGAAGTTGCAAGAAAAGTTTTAGAATCTGATGTAAAAACTTATGAAAAAAGCGATGGTGCCACTGTAAGAATAAATGGCGGAACAAATACAAGTTTTGGCGCAGTAGTTGATATCGAAGATCATATCAACAAAACAGGTAGTGCAAACTCAGCTAGCAATATTAATATAAATGGAAATAAAAATAATATTATTAGCACTGATACTCAAAATACTCAAAGTTCTACAGATAGTTCTTGGGCAGGGGGAACCGTTAATTTTAGCACTTCAGTAACGAAAGTTAAAGATGCGGTCAATCATATTAGGGGAATGAATTCTAATCCTACATCAAGTACGAATACAATGCATGTTAATGAAATCACTGAAACAACGAGGTTTTAA
- a CDS encoding ShlB/FhaC/HecB family hemolysin secretion/activation protein → MKIMKIIFLLLSFLCFLKAENSASIFDLLDKKEQQFYIEKEFDNLEKNQKQERILPLDRDEIKIETYIFKKIEFKNKDNLTAKTDKLLQKYLNTPLNFNDIYNIVKELTNFIFSKGYSTSAIDIEKIDKENQILILDIKYGFVGEVYLNENNNTTRLDFGMPLKNGDKFNIFDLDTGIENLSNGASNVKALIKASKEYGYSDIFVTSDAKPFDFMIDSDNSGDKSTGKTGIHLAYNNPLNINDSIRFSFIKGLLKDMRNESEDIYGVNYTLPVQSYQLNYSLQYSDNKDLIEGYNSNFTRKSTNLRHKATLRKILHRSSNDKFSVYVNFDIKENTNKIDDIFLEISSGKHSSIASGIEYLTTAIGGFLFLNLEYQKGVPFFGGKKDVKDSLYKVEFNKINANLTYQKNFYLNDSLVILYKSSIGGSYSNEPLLYADKFLIGDEYTVRGFKKSSAALDYGIYDNNTIFFHFLNVSKYLSALEPFIGFDIGYGRDYLLPNKDFLAGVSFGARYNLGNIYLSLTTSKALHKSSNMPSETIPIYLRASLSF, encoded by the coding sequence TTGAAAATTATGAAAATAATATTTTTACTTTTGAGTTTTCTCTGTTTTTTAAAAGCAGAGAACTCTGCAAGTATATTTGATTTGCTCGATAAAAAAGAACAGCAATTTTACATAGAAAAAGAATTTGATAATTTAGAAAAAAATCAAAAACAAGAGCGAATTTTGCCCTTAGATAGAGATGAAATCAAGATCGAAACATATATCTTTAAAAAGATTGAATTTAAAAATAAAGATAATTTGACCGCTAAAACCGATAAGCTTTTGCAAAAATATTTAAATACTCCATTAAATTTTAATGATATTTATAATATTGTTAAAGAACTTACAAATTTTATTTTTTCTAAAGGATATTCTACTTCGGCTATAGATATTGAAAAAATAGATAAAGAAAATCAAATTCTTATACTTGATATAAAATACGGATTTGTAGGAGAAGTGTATTTAAATGAGAATAATAATACAACAAGGCTTGATTTTGGTATGCCTTTAAAAAATGGGGATAAATTTAATATTTTTGATTTAGATACCGGTATAGAAAATTTAAGCAATGGCGCAAGCAATGTAAAAGCTTTGATAAAAGCAAGCAAGGAATACGGCTATTCGGATATTTTTGTCACAAGCGACGCCAAGCCTTTTGATTTTATGATTGATTCTGATAATAGTGGTGATAAATCTACAGGCAAGACCGGTATTCATCTAGCTTATAATAATCCTTTAAATATCAATGATTCTATACGTTTTAGTTTTATCAAAGGTTTATTAAAAGATATGCGAAATGAAAGTGAAGATATTTACGGTGTTAATTATACTTTGCCTGTACAAAGTTATCAGTTAAATTACTCCTTGCAATATAGTGATAATAAAGATTTAATTGAAGGTTATAATTCTAACTTTACTAGAAAAAGTACGAATTTAAGACATAAAGCTACACTCAGAAAAATTCTTCATCGTAGCAGTAATGATAAATTTTCAGTATATGTTAATTTTGATATCAAGGAAAATACGAATAAGATTGATGATATATTTTTAGAAATTTCAAGCGGAAAACACTCAAGCATAGCAAGCGGAATAGAATACCTAACTACTGCTATCGGTGGATTTTTGTTTTTAAATTTAGAATACCAAAAAGGAGTACCGTTTTTTGGCGGAAAAAAAGATGTTAAAGATTCTTTATATAAAGTAGAATTTAACAAGATCAATGCTAACTTGACTTACCAAAAGAATTTCTATCTCAATGATAGTTTAGTTATTTTATATAAAAGCAGTATCGGAGGTAGCTACTCTAATGAACCGCTTTTGTATGCAGATAAATTTTTAATCGGCGATGAATATACCGTTAGAGGCTTTAAAAAAAGTTCAGCAGCGCTTGATTATGGAATATATGACAATAATACTATTTTTTTTCATTTTTTAAACGTGTCAAAATATCTAAGCGCATTAGAACCTTTTATCGGGTTTGATATTGGTTATGGCAGGGATTATCTTTTACCGAATAAAGATTTTTTAGCCGGCGTATCCTTTGGAGCAAGGTATAATCTTGGTAATATATATTTAAGCTTAACTACATCAAAAGCTTTACATAAATCATCTAATATGCCGAGCGAGACTATTCCTATTTATCTTAGAGCTTCTTTATCTTTTTAG